One part of the Spiroplasma turonicum genome encodes these proteins:
- a CDS encoding AAA family ATPase — translation MDISERIEKLIKEVSYQVYEKETIFKLAMLALLGEESIFLLGKPGIAKSLISRRMKFVIAGGTNFEYLMSKFSTPEEIYGPIDLRLLKDGKYVRVIDGYLPSANIGFLDEIWKAGPSIQNTLLTIINEKIFRNGGVDIKVPLKLLISASNELPAEGEGLEALFDRFIIRYIAVGLTEKENFEQLLDGESSLDVDVDPNLQITLEELEAWRKQMKQVKLSRKTLDFIHYFRNKITKDTNGEAYISDRRWKKISGLIKTSAFYNGRAIAEIPDLFVIPYCIWDNEEQEALYRKIFTEAFLDQFGLEWRTEKTNLLNQLDVINSQIGQIEAQYLRLTPIDNPFKGKLQGTYYLINYVDGGEDYNHCFISAADWNKLRNLPSESFQVDLHFGPNPVKYVGTQNFLVRSYKADQILFVNENKKYQILNENSTEYNNQIKNLGNKLKEFENKYKELSFKMLSEYKKYTNMSCIFFDLDYKKCIAEAFDSKAKDEIDEDSAELNSLESETY, via the coding sequence ATGGATATCAGCGAAAGAATTGAAAAATTAATTAAAGAAGTTTCTTATCAAGTTTATGAAAAAGAAACTATTTTTAAGTTAGCTATGTTAGCTTTATTAGGTGAAGAATCTATATTTTTATTAGGTAAGCCAGGGATAGCTAAGTCACTTATTTCACGTAGGATGAAATTTGTTATAGCAGGAGGAACTAATTTTGAATATTTAATGAGTAAGTTTTCTACACCTGAGGAAATTTATGGACCAATTGATTTGAGGCTACTTAAAGATGGAAAATATGTTAGGGTTATAGATGGTTACTTACCGTCTGCAAATATTGGTTTTTTAGATGAAATTTGAAAAGCAGGTCCAAGTATTCAAAATACATTACTTACAATCATAAATGAAAAAATATTTAGAAACGGTGGAGTTGACATCAAAGTTCCATTAAAACTTTTAATATCTGCTTCAAATGAGTTACCAGCAGAAGGTGAAGGATTAGAAGCTTTATTTGATAGATTTATAATTCGTTATATTGCTGTTGGTTTAACTGAAAAAGAAAACTTTGAACAATTATTAGATGGAGAATCATCACTAGATGTTGATGTTGACCCGAATCTACAAATTACTTTAGAAGAACTTGAAGCATGACGAAAACAAATGAAACAAGTAAAACTAAGTAGAAAAACATTAGACTTTATTCATTATTTCAGAAATAAAATAACAAAAGATACTAATGGTGAAGCTTACATTTCTGATAGACGTTGAAAAAAAATATCTGGTCTTATAAAAACTAGTGCTTTTTATAATGGAAGAGCTATAGCTGAAATTCCTGATTTATTTGTTATTCCATATTGTATTTGAGATAATGAAGAACAAGAAGCACTTTATAGAAAAATTTTTACCGAAGCTTTTCTTGACCAATTTGGTTTAGAATGAAGAACAGAAAAAACTAATTTATTAAATCAATTAGATGTAATTAATTCACAAATTGGTCAAATTGAAGCGCAATACTTAAGATTGACACCAATTGACAATCCATTTAAAGGAAAGTTGCAAGGAACGTATTATCTAATTAATTATGTTGATGGTGGAGAAGATTATAATCATTGTTTTATTTCTGCTGCAGATTGAAATAAACTAAGAAACCTACCTTCTGAAAGTTTTCAAGTGGATTTACATTTTGGACCCAATCCAGTTAAATATGTTGGAACACAAAACTTTCTTGTTAGATCTTATAAAGCAGACCAAATATTATTTGTAAATGAAAATAAAAAATATCAGATATTAAATGAAAATTCTACAGAGTATAATAATCAAATTAAGAATCTGGGTAATAAATTAAAAGAGTTTGAAAATAAGTATAAAGAACTTTCTTTTAAAATGTTATCAGAGTATAAAAAGTATACAAACATGTCATGTATATTCTTTGATTTAGATTATAAAAAATGTATAGCAGAAGCTTTTGATTCAAAGGCTAAAGATGAAATTGATGAAGATTCAGCAGAATTAAACAGTCTTGAATCAGAAACGTATTAA
- a CDS encoding VWA domain-containing protein has translation MGFDMEKPMSEINKELEKLRKKDLHNSDFLLFKKQNEFAAEQLDDKINNFYSASNLSTIKQIKLPEPIRKEIIYYNYISDNFDEVSFSKNLNLIKNKLIEFDSPFSTYIDTMEWKIENGYWELKDRDWLTEFFRNWTFMLTKRIIDFRMKAVEDLRYNYLVEVYSIVKNYGRYAKIYKTLYDVFGKLTNIEDELKNQNIESISRFAEFLYKDPSILRIAELLGRLNGEDNLMEKNITEQIVTYPTFKKLPYNPEEIVGLTISKDIERLLPMEFASLFDEDFEIVFFKKFIESQLQTFLFESNERVIEHDVEEVEYEAPIPLQQGKFIVCIDTSGSMEGSGEYISKALALAVAKVALKEERDLVFLNFANDYVDEFTINAKHLNLKKLLEFISKSFYGKTNSKKAFLKMIEKMHSEDFKRADLLMISDFMMDSPPNSIRTKIADLKDNYNRFHSLVVGTMPNVETQDVFDNVMYYDPNDPYATTQIVKSLNDTLKDLRELKDEEVSYRDEQIAKFNSIRDKKRFREVHKESPKSKKLEEKKKKLKELEKNL, from the coding sequence ATGGGATTCGACATGGAAAAACCAATGAGCGAAATTAATAAAGAGCTTGAAAAATTAAGAAAAAAAGATCTACACAATAGTGACTTTTTACTTTTTAAAAAACAAAATGAATTCGCAGCAGAACAATTAGATGATAAAATAAATAATTTTTATAGTGCTTCAAATCTTTCTACAATAAAGCAAATTAAATTACCTGAACCAATTAGAAAAGAAATAATATACTATAACTATATTTCTGATAATTTTGACGAAGTAAGTTTTTCAAAAAATTTAAATTTAATTAAAAATAAGTTAATTGAATTTGACTCTCCATTTTCTACGTATATTGATACTATGGAATGAAAAATTGAAAATGGTTATTGGGAGTTAAAAGACAGAGATTGATTAACTGAGTTTTTTAGAAATTGAACATTTATGCTAACAAAGAGAATTATTGATTTTAGAATGAAAGCAGTTGAAGATTTAAGATATAATTATTTAGTTGAAGTTTATTCCATTGTAAAAAATTATGGTCGTTATGCAAAGATTTATAAAACTTTATATGATGTTTTTGGTAAATTAACAAATATTGAAGATGAATTAAAGAATCAAAATATTGAATCAATATCAAGATTTGCAGAATTTCTTTATAAAGACCCATCTATTTTAAGAATTGCAGAATTATTAGGTAGATTAAATGGCGAAGATAATTTAATGGAGAAAAATATTACTGAACAAATAGTTACATATCCGACATTTAAAAAGTTACCATATAATCCAGAAGAAATTGTTGGTTTAACCATTTCAAAAGATATAGAACGTTTATTACCAATGGAATTTGCAAGTTTATTCGATGAAGATTTTGAAATTGTATTTTTTAAAAAGTTTATTGAGTCACAACTTCAAACCTTTTTATTCGAATCAAATGAAAGAGTCATTGAACATGATGTTGAAGAAGTTGAATATGAAGCACCAATACCTTTACAACAAGGTAAGTTTATAGTTTGTATTGATACATCTGGTTCAATGGAAGGTTCAGGTGAATATATTTCTAAGGCACTTGCTTTAGCAGTTGCAAAGGTTGCATTAAAAGAAGAAAGAGATTTAGTCTTTTTAAATTTTGCAAATGATTATGTTGATGAATTTACAATTAATGCAAAACATTTAAATTTGAAGAAATTATTAGAATTTATTTCAAAATCTTTTTATGGTAAAACTAACTCAAAAAAAGCATTTCTCAAAATGATTGAAAAAATGCACTCTGAAGACTTTAAACGAGCTGATTTACTTATGATTTCAGATTTTATGATGGACTCACCACCAAATTCAATTAGAACTAAAATTGCAGATCTAAAAGATAATTATAATAGATTTCATTCATTAGTTGTGGGAACTATGCCAAATGTAGAAACCCAAGATGTTTTTGACAATGTAATGTATTATGACCCAAATGACCCATATGCCACAACTCAAATAGTTAAATCATTAAATGATACTTTAAAAGACCTAAGAGAGTTGAAAGATGAAGAGGTTTCTTATAGGGATGAACAAATAGCTAAGTTTAATTCAATTAGAGACAAGAAAAGATTTAGAGAAGTCCATAAAGAATCGCCAAAGTCAAAAAAATTAGAAGAGAAAAAGAAAAAATTAAAAGAGTTAGAGAAAAACTTATAG
- a CDS encoding PCC domain-containing protein, whose product MEIEEKSNLLIIYLNRDEDLFAQLNDVIRIYRLLTVKISGFGYLKRLEYGLLSKIDPLFLNKFLIEDLITVTSLSGMIYNKDINLMITSVDKDNNKHIGRFISGVVAESFTIFLEVMKTE is encoded by the coding sequence ATGGAAATAGAAGAAAAATCAAATTTATTAATTATTTATTTAAATAGAGATGAAGATTTATTTGCACAATTAAATGATGTTATTAGAATTTATAGATTATTAACTGTTAAAATAAGTGGTTTTGGCTATTTAAAAAGATTGGAATACGGACTTTTGTCAAAAATTGATCCATTGTTTTTGAATAAGTTTTTAATTGAAGATTTAATAACAGTTACATCTTTAAGTGGAATGATTTACAACAAAGATATTAATTTAATGATAACTTCAGTTGATAAAGATAACAATAAACATATTGGTAGATTTATTAGTGGAGTTGTTGCTGAGTCATTTACAATATTTTTAGAAGTAATGAAAACTGAATAA
- the fib gene encoding cytoskeletal motor fibril protein Fib, with amino-acid sequence MRWRQKMIGIVSTAYFTVKDRPGVKTVKKYWWRNVVIQHLKFRGKAFVIATTGYGKANAAMVITYLMEEYPSLETVVNVDLALSTNDKFDTTDTVLATKFIYRDADLTVFKDIKYGQIVHEPEAFSFNTEFVNQVKNFKLGVSDGIVGTADMLIYNSKQFKEMVDKYGQTIDVIDTEAGAIAQVTKKSSVNFIALKIMYNNALSPWDNDPLHKFKIYETSNTLKYLLARLFNLLSSRLVLDFTKNNNDELEVINELFELDHDAWPKMFKKNVAKLVSGLGPSLMLIDKKGLTPEALDIVEVMKKKIEDEGPSKIILGEDEWKNAPKKWLRKLMFLQNIHVNDDELLWNKSAKYDLQLEKMFSIEEYAKAVAKVIADRSQDKSSYTYDGATVIKKHLLVALDAAISFYITHNDTHEFVESAGQGSQLVANEFMKFLNQQLAEVESPFSKIVVYIKIPAMGAAKLPVYLVTKNKVNTPIVFNGYSERDQKVYTVVDITRNDYDPLKVGSFKVTIRLKNAK; translated from the coding sequence ATGAGGTGAAGACAAAAGATGATTGGTATTGTTTCAACAGCATACTTCACAGTAAAAGACCGTCCAGGTGTAAAAACAGTGAAAAAATATTGATGGCGTAATGTGGTTATTCAACATCTTAAATTTAGAGGAAAAGCTTTTGTGATTGCTACAACAGGTTATGGTAAAGCTAACGCTGCTATGGTAATTACATACTTGATGGAAGAATATCCTAGTCTTGAAACAGTTGTTAATGTTGACTTAGCTTTATCAACTAATGATAAGTTTGACACAACAGATACAGTTTTAGCAACTAAGTTCATTTATAGAGACGCTGACTTAACTGTTTTTAAAGATATTAAATATGGACAAATTGTTCACGAACCAGAAGCATTTTCATTTAATACTGAATTTGTAAATCAAGTAAAAAACTTTAAACTTGGTGTTTCTGATGGTATAGTTGGTACAGCAGATATGCTTATATATAATTCAAAGCAATTTAAAGAAATGGTTGATAAGTACGGACAAACAATCGACGTAATTGATACTGAAGCTGGAGCAATTGCTCAAGTTACAAAAAAATCAAGTGTTAACTTTATTGCTTTAAAAATTATGTATAACAATGCATTATCTCCATGAGATAATGATCCACTTCATAAATTTAAAATTTATGAAACATCAAATACATTAAAATATCTTTTAGCAAGATTATTTAACTTACTTTCATCAAGACTTGTTTTAGATTTTACAAAAAACAACAATGATGAATTAGAAGTTATTAATGAGTTATTTGAATTAGATCACGATGCTTGACCAAAAATGTTCAAGAAAAATGTTGCAAAACTTGTTTCAGGTTTAGGACCTTCATTAATGTTAATTGATAAAAAAGGTTTAACCCCAGAAGCACTTGACATTGTTGAAGTTATGAAGAAAAAAATTGAAGACGAAGGTCCAAGTAAAATTATTTTGGGAGAAGATGAATGAAAAAATGCTCCTAAAAAATGATTGCGTAAACTAATGTTCTTACAAAATATTCATGTTAATGATGATGAATTACTATGAAATAAATCAGCTAAATACGATTTACAATTAGAAAAAATGTTCTCAATAGAAGAATATGCAAAAGCAGTTGCAAAAGTTATTGCAGACCGCTCTCAAGATAAATCATCATATACATATGATGGTGCAACTGTTATTAAAAAACACTTACTTGTTGCATTAGATGCTGCAATTTCATTTTACATTACACATAATGATACACATGAATTTGTAGAATCAGCTGGACAAGGTTCACAATTAGTTGCTAATGAATTTATGAAATTCTTAAATCAACAATTAGCAGAAGTAGAATCACCATTCTCAAAAATAGTGGTTTACATAAAAATTCCTGCAATGGGAGCTGCAAAATTACCTGTCTATTTGGTTACTAAAAACAAAGTTAATACTCCAATTGTATTTAATGGATACTCAGAAAGAGATCAAAAAGTTTACACAGTTGTTGATATTACAAGAAATGATTATGACCCATTAAAAGTTGGTTCATTCAAAGTTACAATTCGTTTGAAAAACGCAAAATAG